aaaaaattttaaaccacaTTATTATATgttgaaaaagtattttataaaatggtacaacaattaaaaacatcattaaggccaggtgtggtggctcatgcctgtaatcccggcactttgggaggccgaggtgggcggatcacaaggtcagcagtttgagaccagcctggccaatatggtgaaaccctgtctctacaaaaaaaaaatttttatggcTGATAagtatgttctttaaaaaaaattttcttcctgaaagttcaactttaaatttcatttctataGAGTTCTTTACACAAATCAaagtcaaatattttacagagtttcaaATTGgttattaaatgaatattttgtcATATTAAGTATTTTTCAGTATAACAATTCTATAAATGAAAATTGAGTATAGTATTTTTTAGTCATTGTCAAACGGGAAGTAGTCctgtcctttaaaatgtcttgaagcaggctaggtgcagtggctcacgcctgtaatcgcagcactttaggaggctgaggcaagtggatcacttgaggtcaggagtttgagaccagcctgggcaatatggtgaaaccccatctctaccaaaaatacaaaaaaattagccagccatagtggcacatgcctgtagtcccagctactcgagaggctgagctcagcaggagaattgcctgagcccaggaaacggaggtttcagtgagccgagatcgtgcctctgtactccagccttggcgacagaacgtgaccctgtctcaacaacaacaaaacgtcTTGAAGCACTTGAAATGACTGATATCTTGTTCTGAAGTAGTGGaaaattaatctttttgtttatcctttttgatcaaaacataaaacatttaactgcaaaataaagaCAAGCTTAATGATATTCAAGTCTTACTAGTTGACAGTTTAGCTGGTATTTATAATAAATAGGTTATACTAATTTCTGCTGAAATCAGTAAAAACAAATGATTTCTTTGTATATAAACAAAGTGTCATTCAATTTTACCATATATTCCTTGATCAGAACAAGAACTATACATTGTTAGAACAAGAATAGGGAACAGAGATATATTATGTTTAAAAGTCTTCTGCTGCCTTATAGAACTATTTGGAAATTCCAGTGGAGCAACTGATGCTAGAACCTAATTTGTCGGTGCATAGTCACAAAAGTACACAGGTGGGATTTTATTCATCATAcccttaaaataatatatttttaaaatatacactttgggaggccgaggcgggcggatcacgaggtcagaagatcgagaccatcctggctaacacggtgaaaccccatctctactaaaaatacaaaaaattagccaggtgcagtggcgggagcctgtagtcccagctactcgggaggctgaggcaggagaatggtgtgaacccgggaggcagagcttgcagtgagccaagatagtgccactgcactccagcctgggcaaaagagcgagactccttctcaaaaaaaaaaaaaaaaaaaaagtatatatatatatatatatatgcagccaCTAAACTATTACCCATTATTTTTCTGTCATCAGAATAGTAAACaagggatttttaaattatggaattGTCCTCTTAATGAAGGAAGTACCATAGAGAAGAGGTAAGCAAATAGTTATGTTGTAACACCCTAAAttactgaaataaatttaaatacacaTGAGATAACTATCTGAAATACAAGGACCATGAACAACCAGAAGAAAATAGTATTCTGTGGGAATAGTGGGCAATTATAGAAATCCACCCTAAAACAGGAATTGCCTGCAGATACCACGAGACAATTAGAATAGGGAGGAGCCAAGAGTTGACTACGTTCTGACATGAAGGTTTTAGATGGATGAAGTATGGACTTCCCGTTGAAAGCAAAAGGAACTGTAATAGGAAAGTAGTATTGCATTCCAGGGACTATGTTAATTCCTTATACGTAGTAATTCATTTAACTCACAACCAACCATATAAGGAAGGTAGTTATCatcatccctgttttacagatgaggacactgaggcatggtgagaagttaagtaacttgctcaaagtcacacaataTTAATGAAAGGTAGAGCCAGGATATGAAAGTAGCCTGGTTCAGGCTCATAGACATTATAGTATATCGCCTCTCAGACCTTacctgaggttttttttgttttgtttttgtttttgttttgagacagagttttgctcttgttgcccaggccggagtgcaaagatgtgatcttggctcaccgcaacctctgcctcctgagttcaagcaattctcctgcctcagcctcccgagtcactgggattacaggcatgggccaccacgcccagctaattttgtatttttagtagagacggggtttctccatgttggtcaggctagtctcaaactcccgacctcaggtgatccacccaccttggcctcccaaagttctgggattacaggtgtgagccaccacgccaggccacttttttttttttttttttaatattttttaagttctgggatacaagtgcagaacttgcaggtttgttacataggtatacacgtgccattgTGGTTTGATGCACCCAACCTTACCtgagttttaattcttttttgtgtgtgtgtgacaaagtttcactcttgttgcccaggctggagtgcaatggcatgatctgagctcatgcaacctctgcctcccaggttcaagcaattctttgcctcagctgcccgagtagctagaattacaggcgcccaccaccacgcctagctaatttttgtatttttagtagagacggggtttaccatcttggccaggctgggcttgaactcctgacctcgtgattcacccacctcagcctcccaaagtgctgggattacaggcgtgagccaccgctcccggcccctgaattttaattcttattttttgattCTTAAACTTTATCGTGCATTAGGACTAGCTAGAAGGCTTCTTAGAAACACAGGTTACTAGTATTTGGAAATGAACGCTTTTTGAGGTCTGCTTTGTGGAACTTTTACATAGTATCTTAGCTCATGGATCCTAAGTTTCCTGGCTCTTTTGTGTAGTTTAGCAGGATAGTGGTTCACTTGATATCAGCCATCTCCTAGTCAGAGAATTTTACCTCTGTGAGGCCTGGGATAAAGTTCACTTTATGTTAAAATTCAAGGGGGAAATAAAGTTCTATGGCAGTTGTGGCGACTGATGACCTAAAGGAATATTGGTGCTGATGGGGATAAGAAAGGctatttttatgagaaaaaaacctCAGCTGAGAAAAAGTATTTCAAGATAAGTGGTCAAATGAAGTGAAGTGAATTTTATCACAGTAGCAGAGGAGCGAACAAATGGAGGCGGTAGAATGCAGGGCTTAGGACTAGGGGCATGGGAATCCACCACATGGAGTTCCAGCTCTCCCACTTCCTAGATGTGTGCCCTTAGCCACTCTACACCCCCGTTCCCTCATCTGCAAAGGTGGGAAATAAAAGTGCCTATCTCATGAGGTTGTGAGGACTAAACAGAAGAATGTGTTTGACAGGCATTTGCTGTTAATGTTGGGTAGGTTTAATAATCTTGCAGAGATGGAAGTTTGGTATCAATGAAAGATTTTTCTCCTCAATATACCATCaacaagtaaaaagaataaaagtaatgaTAACTTAGTGTTTAACATTTTGCAAAGCATATTCATATAAATTCTCTTGCTTCTCAGACTACCTCCAAGGTAGgaattatcatttccattttgctCACTCACTGGTAGCAAAGGGGTTCAAACCTAGGCCCTCCCTTTCCAGATTTCACACTCTTCATACTACATGTACGTGTCTATTAACAGTTGTAGATTTAAAGTGATTTTCCTGTGGTTTTTCAAAGGCAAAGCAGTATACCTAGTATTTAGctaaattagtatttttttctttttctttttttttgcaacagggtctcattctgtcacccaggctggggtgtagtggtgcagtcatggcttactgcagcctcaacctctgaggctgaagcaatcttcccaactcagcctctggaggagcagggactacaggcgcatgcctccacgcccagctaattttttgtagagatgaattttgccatgttgctcaggctggtctcagaatcCCAGGCACAAgcaacccacctgccttggcctcccaaagtgttgggattacaggtgtgagccactgtgcctggcctcaaaagtatttttcaaaacttttccaGATTACTTTGTTATCTTTAATGTCAACTGGCTTAAAAAGACACAAGAGGATATCAAGACTATATGTCAACTAATGCATCAAATCTTTCAATCTCAGTATTTCTagttatctttaaaaaacaaaaacgaactaGAAACTCAGTATTCTAtggcttttttgtagttttcattttaacaTGATACCTAGAATTACTCCTAAAATAGAAGAGCATCATTGTATGAAAATTACTAGGGACTATATCTGGGATAATTTTTGATattgtttgcttccttttttgttacagtaatttttaaaaaccacagtgGCTAACATAGAAGGCTTTTTAAAGTAACCTAATTACATTCTTTGAGTTTCCTTTTATCTAATTCTGGATCAATAAACATTTCACTTTAATTTCAGTTTGAGTTAGATATCCTCATTTTCAAACATAATAATTGCATGTACACTATAGGCAAACATATAGTTAGCCACTTTTAACCTATTGTCTATTCACAGCCACAGTTAGCCATTTTAGGTATCATAATCTAGTCACCTGTGCTTGCACAAAGGGATGCCCAGTTAATATtgtaatctatattttaaaaaatttatgcagTTGTATATTAGAGCATTTTTGGAAACTAACATATTTCTGTTACAGGTAGCTAGATACACATATGCCATTGGAAACTAAACATTAACCAATCTTTGATAAAGGGTACTTAACCGTATcattttaatagcattttaattCTAGTCAAtaaaccattcattcattaaattattttttaaagggaattCAAAACATCTTCAGTGGAAACTGGCTTTAATGTAATCAATAATCCTATAAGGGTCTTCACTCTGAACCACCCATTAACAATTGCTTCAGTTGATAAGCAAGTTGGTCCTTACCCTGGACTGCCAATGCCATTAGGTCTCTGCTGGCCCTATGCTGATGGAGACTTCTTTAAGAACAGAAATGAGATTCATATTAGTTCCTGTTCAACTATAGAAAACAACAATGGTGAAACATTACGTGCTCCAAATTGGAATTTGAAACATGGAAACAGCAGTGTGGAAGAAAATTTAACAGATGAAAGTGATTTATCAGAAAATGAGGAAGCAAATGATACTTTACTCAGCCATTTTAAAAAGGTGGACCTGAACTTGAAgccagaaacaataaaaaatgttgagGAACCTTTCACCGAGGAGCCAAATGAAGTATTTCCATATCCtgattttctccctcctcctttcagTACTCTAGACTTGCACAGTTTAGCCCTCTCCAAATCTGACAATTGGAAAGCGACAGTGGAACCTGCAGAAACCTCTGTTGAACACTTGATAACTCGTTTACTGGAACTAGAACGATTACAACACACGACTATTCAAAAAGAGAGGCCAAGACTACAAACGACTTTCTGTACTCCAGCAGGTACTGAACGACCCTCTTCCTCCAAAGCTACACCAAAAGTGAGACAGCCGAAACTTTGTGACTCTTTGAGTCTTCAGATACCTGGTGTAgataaaagtcaagaaaaaagtaaaaacaactcTGGTTCTTGTAAGCTTGAGCAAAATGCTTTAAAACGGAATTGGAGCAATGCTGACAAATATAAATGGAATTCTAGACCACCGTCTCTAAAAAGTTCTTCCACCACAAAACAATTGATTGAAACTTATGATAAGAATCCCAAAAGTTCTATTTTAAATCCATGCCAAGAACTCTCATCCAAGCCTACTATTGGCCAAACAACTCAATCACTGGTTAAAATGGTCTCCACAAGATGTCTGCCATCGAGGTCTCCAGTGCCGGTTTCACTTATACTTCTGTCTTTTCCCGAAAATCAGAAGGAAGAAATCAAGGCACCGAAGAGAAACTTTGGGAACAAAAAGAAACTTTACCGACAAAATATAGTGTTGAATAGACCATTCTCTATTCAGAAGCTAAACTGTTTGTCGCCTTCCCTTATTGCTAAGTGCTGCTCACCCATTGAACAAAAATAACTCTTTTCTTTCATACATCTCAGTGTGAACAGATCTATTCTAAGAAGCCCAACTAAGATGTGGTTAGTTATTCCAAGACACAGGTACTCTTAACAGTCCCCAAAATCACCAAACAGTTGCTTGATGTGATATGGAGTGGAACTTGTGAAAAGCACTGTCTATATATAAACCCACAGGCTTCTATACTGACATATTTCACAATCTTTTACATGTTGTGTTTCAAATAAATGGTTCACTTAGCAGAccattctattcaaaaggctatTCTTTTTTCAGTGATTGTTTTCCAGTATAATTCCGTCAATAAATGGTATAATTGACTTATTGCAGCTGTAGTTCTTGTTATATATTCAtaagagttgattttttaaagtctttcccACTctggtatcatttttttttttcctgtgcccTCATCTCCACAGATCTATCATTTTGACCTATCCTTTGGGCATTTACTTGGCCCTTAAAAGCTAAAGAAGTTGTTGTTCTGTTAAATTAATGTACAAGATCCTCTAGATCCTCCTAGCTCCTCCCAAATCTTTAGAAATTTTCTATGTCCTAGGCCTTTCTTTGTCATATACATGAAAGATAGTTCTCTTTGGGGCCCAACTACAGGTTTAGGCATGAAATAACCCTCTTCCACTCAGATCcagtattttctaaatgttgaaGGAAAAATTGCGTGAGATCACTGTCCACAGAGCAGCCAAAATGTCATGTTACTAGAGTTTTTTCCAAGGCTCTGCACTGCTGGAAGTCTTAAGGCTGGTTAGTTGAAATTCATTCAGCCAACACATAACTCAActagtgaaaaaggaaaactacatgaCTGACAAACTTTACTGCTCCTAAGAATCAAGGAAACAAATAGAGTCCTAGCTTCTATTGCAGGCCCTCTGAAACACAATCTTTGGAAGTGGGCCCCATGGACACACATTATAAACAAATATTCCAGGTGATTTTAATGCAGGTGGTTCTTGGATCACACTTTGACAGAAGTAAGGGAAAGGACTGATGTAACATACATAAATCAGAGGTTCAGATATTTTGGAATATACTGTGTTTGGGTTTTAAGTGGATGGTTGGtgaattcaaattaatttttctaaaaattaaaaaaatacacgaTTAAAACTTCAACCATTATCCAAAGGTACCAAATGAGAAGTAAAAGgcggctgagcatggtggctcacgcctgtaatcccagcactttgggaagctgaggcgggtggatcacgaggtcaggagttcgagaccagcctggccaagatggtgaaaccctgtctctactaaaaatacaaaaattagctgggcgtggtggcgggtgcttgtaatcccagctactctggaggctgagacagagaattgcttgaacccaggaggtggaggttgcagtgagccaacattgcccatagcctgggcaacagagcaaaactccatctcaaaaaaaaaaaaaaaaaaaaaagcctttcccCCCCGTAACCCCACACACAAAGACAGCCAATAAATTTCTGGGTGTCATCCCTGCAAATGAGATGAAATATTTGAATTAGGGATGAGTGAATTAATGGATAATTCAAATAAATGCAGAAGAGAACAACTGTAGCTTTTCCAGCTTTAGTAGCTTAAGGTTCAAAGTTTTCTTAGAGGCAAGGGTCAGACAGCATGcttagtttttaatttcaaagaattttctaGAATCATAtagcacagcaatagaaaacaacGGTAATTGGTTAGTCTCCCTTAGCATAACGAAATTTTACCTGTATCCCATACAATCAGTCCCATTAATCCAAAGTGGTATAATATCCCTCTCATAAAAGTATATGCCAAAGTGGACTTACATTTTCACTAAGTTCCAACTTGCAATGACCTGTTTCCCACAAACTATCTTTAATTCTTACAATTCCTTCTAACTTGTGTACTGAACCTTTTTGACAAGCCCTCCGCgtccattttcatttctactttCCTTAGCTACCTGGATTCTTTCCCTCACCCCCAGGGTcatgattaatttttatttgtaaaacctTCAGAAAGGACATGGCTGTTTGCTCACCACTGTGTCCTGGCAGGTAGTACTTGGCTACCAATTGTCACGCATGACATAGTGGTTACAAGCACtagctctgtcactaggctgtcTAAATTCGAACCTAGACTCTTGCCACTGAACACCTCTAACACCTCCAGCAGTTTCCTTAACCTCTCTTGCTTCACTTTTCGGATGGGTAAAGTTGGTAGACTGTCTTTATCTCATATAATCATGTGAGGGTTAAATGACTAGCAGcaaaagtgcctggcatatgcAAGTATTCACAAAATACATTAGGGAAGTAAGAATGACACAGGAGGGCAGACCATCTCGAGAATGAACCTCCTTAGCACTAGTTAGGTGCAGGAACAATAATTCCTAACAATGTCCTGTTTCTTGCAGTGCATGTGCCAAGGCACAGGTTTGTGCAACAGACACAAACCCTTTCAGTGAGACTAGGAGTGGGAAGGGACATGGGGAGATGGGACTGAGACCAGAAGTGGCAAGTTTTGTAGGCATTAGAGATGTATCATCTCAAATTTATCCTGTAGACTGATGGGGGAAAAAGACCTGGTTCAAACAGGTGAAGTGGGACGCACTGTCTACATATATAGTGGACAAAACTGGAGACATGAATACAAAATATTTGGCTATTTTTCATACTTGGTGGAAGTCAACATCCACCATTatctttaaataagaaaacatttggcAGTTTGTAACACATATAAATTCCGCTCAGGAAAACTAGTTTGCTTATAAATACCCATGTTTAGCTCTCCAGTCATTGATGGTTCTCAGCTCACTGGGTCTTCATGAGGTTGAATCTTTCTAATTAGAGAAAGTAtgtgtggccgggtgtggtggctcacgcctgtaatcccagctatttgggaggctgaggcaggagaatcacttgaagccaggaggtggaggttgccgtgagctgagatcgtgccactgcactccagcctggcaacagatggagtccgtctcaaaaaaaagaaaaaaagaaagaaaaaaagtatgtgtgAAAGGTCCTTAACCAATACATCCTGCATACTATTTTCCCTAAAATGTACCAGATACAATAACCTCATAGCCACTTTAGTTATGCAGTCTAACAAAATTATAACTGGGGCCTTTACATGAAGACTATCCAGAGCCAGTACCATTTGACCATTTCTTAGCCCGGAATCAACCATACTAGCTTCTACCTGCCACTCTGCGGTGGTTAGCTCCAATGGGGTGGGTGGGTGCATTCCACAAGGCCATTCTGCCTGCCTTTCTCCAATCCTGCTTTGCATGCACTAAGATTCACACACTACACTGTGAATCTATTTTACTCACTGTTTTGAAAAGCCAAAAACAGttccttaaaagaagaaaataaagagtggGTAGACTGAGGATAAGAGCCCAAGATTTGTCAAGCTATCATGTGGGCAATGAACCAATTTATTTTTATCGTTATAAAAACGAAAGATGGCTCATTACTTATCTGTTTCCATTACTAGGAAAACCAAAGCAGAAATGTATGTAACAGGAACATGAATATAATACACCCTTTGGTGTTCTGCACCTAatgctttgaaaatgttttgatgtTTGTGAGGAAAATCTGAActcaaccaaagaaaaaaaccaggAGACAATATAATAAGAGGCATATTTTATTCAGTTTCCCAGTAAGTCAATCAGAAACATGCACTGCTAAAATGCAAGTTACAACTCAAATGGTACCATAAATATACACTGAGCATTTTCAGAAATCAGCTTCCATATCTTGATCACTAAATGGAAAGGTTCTTCAGAACAGTCCCTTACCCTATatacagaaggagaagaaaaattaagGATGCCATAATGACATCTATCAGAATAActggaaaacattttaatttagcaTACATTATTGACATGtaaaaaacacaaatgaatttGTCGTGAATATTTCTATAAGGAAGACATTCCATTAGGAGGAGAATGATAATTCATGTTGAATATATGCTGGAACTAGGATACTACTGAGAAACACATTTATGAAGCCCAATTGGTAAAGATGTCATTATAACTAAAGGAGGAAAattacatatttgaatatatggcTTCTTTCCTATCTTCAACATTCAAAAGGGCCATTTCTTAACTACTTCGCCTAAATTTTATCATGTGTGATTCCTTTGTTTCATCTCAGAGATTTTATTTCTACCCATATAGCTAGAGTTCTGCttacaaatgataaaatacaGGTAAAGCATAAGAGGAATGCAAATATGGAACAAAACTGAGAACATTACATTTTACTTCCTCTACTACATACcataaaacattatataaatatttcatattgaaAAAAAAGTCCTGAGTACTTATTTTTGTTAGGAATAAAGTGGTACTTAATAATGgcaaaacatttctattattttaaaacaacattttgaGAAAGTAGAGTGAAATGAGATAGCTATCGGGGAATGAAGAAAACGGGATGTATTAATAACGATCTAAGGGTGAACAGAAGATGCTCCCCCTGCTTAAAACCTCGAAATTCCAACCGCATTTCTGATGACCTTCAAGAATAAAGTCTATCCAGAGTGTAAAAAATGTCTGTGCTTTCCAGATCTCAACTATTCTCCCAACCCTAGAAAAAACTGTACAATCTTTGAGAGCCATACCTAAGACTTCTATGAGCCCTCAAGTCTGACAATCACTTGATATCACTTTTgccataaagtataataaaagcaaaaaattcaTGGCAGATAGAATTTGAAAACTATACAGCCACTCTAAAAGATGAATGCAAATTTATTAAGGAGCATTCACTAAATAAATTCAATCTAGTAGGTCTTGCAGAGTTCCAAATTGCACCTCAGCAAAATTACAGAGTGTAAGAAAATCATGTAACGTACATAAGACAGTTGATAGGGTTCCTTTCAAATAGGTAGTCTAGATATGCTAAATTGGGGAGTATAAAAAACCCACAGTATCATCTTTtcatttccctttaaaaaaaaaaaaaaatggctctgAATATTTTGTCTACTTTAAGGCTGGAATACTGGTTAATAACGAAGTTTCTAAAGGGTAAGTTGGGGAATAGATACTAAAGGAGTTGAACAGTATTCTTAATATTCCAGTTTCTATTCTTTTGCATCTGCCTAAAGCTGGAGACTACTTTTAGATATATGCTATTCTGGTGGTTGCTGTTTTTCTAAGAATCCTTAACATCCAATTTTGACAACCATGTGTTATGTGGAATCTCAGCATCCAACAGCCTTTTATATTACTAAAGTTgaccactatttttattttaggggaggaggaactgggggaggggagaggcaggaagTATGATAAAACAAGCACTTTACAGATGAGCACCACAATAGCAGTAATTCGAAATACCAAACACTCATAAAACCCAAATCATAATGCTGAAGACTAAAAAATTCGACACAAACTAAATGAAggattgttttttaataaatcttTTATAGGACAGAAACCTTAGCTCATGTCTTCTGGTTGTCATCATCTTCCACTGAGCTGCACCTAAAACACAAAGAACAAGTAACAAgcaactttgttttttaaagaacaggTAATAGTTTTGAAGGTATAAGATGAACTGTTTCTAGTGGAActtacttaaaaaattatataaaatgaagCCATAAACATCACCAGAAGCATCAAATTGTCAACTACTTTGGGTGAAAATAACTACAGAAGACTTGAATATGCAGCATATTATCACCGAAATAAATAATGGTGGGAAAATCACTACCCATTTCATTAAGGT
The window above is part of the Symphalangus syndactylus isolate Jambi chromosome 23, NHGRI_mSymSyn1-v2.1_pri, whole genome shotgun sequence genome. Proteins encoded here:
- the FAM217A gene encoding protein FAM217A isoform X1; its protein translation is MGRRNENCGNSRRVSNISQENLSHWNLDSEVPVPENRNLPAGRDGAAGGKINKNYLEIPVEQLMLEPNLSVHSHKSTQNSKQGIFKLWNCPLNEGSTIEKREFKTSSVETGFNVINNPIRVFTLNHPLTIASVDKQVGPYPGLPMPLGLCWPYADGDFFKNRNEIHISSCSTIENNNGETLRAPNWNLKHGNSSVEENLTDESDLSENEEANDTLLSHFKKVDLNLKPETIKNVEEPFTEEPNEVFPYPDFLPPPFSTLDLHSLALSKSDNWKATVEPAETSVEHLITRLLELERLQHTTIQKERPRLQTTFCTPAGTERPSSSKATPKVRQPKLCDSLSLQIPGVDKSQEKSKNNSGSCKLEQNALKRNWSNADKYKWNSRPPSLKSSSTTKQLIETYDKNPKSSILNPCQELSSKPTIGQTTQSLVKMVSTRCLPSRSPVPVSLILLSFPENQKEEIKAPKRNFGNKKKLYRQNIVLNRPFSIQKLNCLSPSLIAKCCSPIEQK
- the FAM217A gene encoding protein FAM217A isoform X3 codes for the protein MEQQVNSKQGIFKLWNCPLNEGSTIEKREFKTSSVETGFNVINNPIRVFTLNHPLTIASVDKQVGPYPGLPMPLGLCWPYADGDFFKNRNEIHISSCSTIENNNGETLRAPNWNLKHGNSSVEENLTDESDLSENEEANDTLLSHFKKVDLNLKPETIKNVEEPFTEEPNEVFPYPDFLPPPFSTLDLHSLALSKSDNWKATVEPAETSVEHLITRLLELERLQHTTIQKERPRLQTTFCTPAGTERPSSSKATPKVRQPKLCDSLSLQIPGVDKSQEKSKNNSGSCKLEQNALKRNWSNADKYKWNSRPPSLKSSSTTKQLIETYDKNPKSSILNPCQELSSKPTIGQTTQSLVKMVSTRCLPSRSPVPVSLILLSFPENQKEEIKAPKRNFGNKKKLYRQNIVLNRPFSIQKLNCLSPSLIAKCCSPIEQK
- the FAM217A gene encoding protein FAM217A isoform X2, which codes for MRTVVTADVCQTSLKRTYLTGIWIQKYLFLKIETSQLEGMEQQVNSKQGIFKLWNCPLNEGSTIEKREFKTSSVETGFNVINNPIRVFTLNHPLTIASVDKQVGPYPGLPMPLGLCWPYADGDFFKNRNEIHISSCSTIENNNGETLRAPNWNLKHGNSSVEENLTDESDLSENEEANDTLLSHFKKVDLNLKPETIKNVEEPFTEEPNEVFPYPDFLPPPFSTLDLHSLALSKSDNWKATVEPAETSVEHLITRLLELERLQHTTIQKERPRLQTTFCTPAGTERPSSSKATPKVRQPKLCDSLSLQIPGVDKSQEKSKNNSGSCKLEQNALKRNWSNADKYKWNSRPPSLKSSSTTKQLIETYDKNPKSSILNPCQELSSKPTIGQTTQSLVKMVSTRCLPSRSPVPVSLILLSFPENQKEEIKAPKRNFGNKKKLYRQNIVLNRPFSIQKLNCLSPSLIAKCCSPIEQK